The Polaribacter sp. Q13 sequence GAAACATTTTATCGATTTGTTTGGCGATTATCCCTATAAAAATGAAAAATATGGACACGCTCAATTTGGTTGGGGCGGCGGAATGGAACACACCACCGTTTCTTTTATGGGGAGTTTTGGTAGAAATTTAATTGCCCATGAGTTGGCGCATCAATGGTTTGGAGATAAAGTTACTTGTGGTAGTTGGAAAGACATTTGGTTAAATGAAGGTTTTGCAACCTATCTTTCTGGATTAACAATAGAACACCTAGATGGAGATGCTTCTTTTAAAAGCTGGAGAAATTCTACTATCAATTCTGTAACATCATCCACAAATGGCGCTGTGTACCTTTCAGATAGCGACACCACAAGCGTAAGTAGAATTTTTAATAGTAGATTATCTTACAATAAAGGCGCGATGGTTTTACACATGTTGCGTAAAAAATTGGGCGACACGCATTTTTTTGCTGCTTTAAAAAACTATATTTCAGATCCTAATTTGGCATATAATTATGCAAAAACTCCAGATTTGATTACTCATTTAGAAACCGAAAGTGGTTTAGATTTAAATGAATTTTTTAACGATTGGATTTACAACCAAGGCTACCCTACCTATAACGTAGAATGGCATCAACCAACAACCAATACCTTTAGTATACAGTTAAACCAAACCCAGAGTCATTATTCTGTTACTTTCTTTGAAGCCAATGTTCCCGTACGGTTAAACGGAACCAATGGTGAGGTTTTAGATCTGGTTTTAGACAATACTACAAACGGACAAACCTTTGTAGAAACTGTGAATTTCACAGTAAGTTCCGTAGAATTTGATCCAGATGCTCATTTAATTTCTAAAAACAACAATGTTACCTTAGGTATTGAAAACAATCTTTTTGTATCAGAAAATATTTCTTTGTTTCCGAATCCTGTAAATGATGTTTTAACTATTGAAACCTCAAAAAATATCAGATTCAAAAACGTAATTCTCTACAACACACTTGGTAAAGAAATTTTTACATCTAGTAATAAACAGGTTAATCTTAGTAAACTAAGTGAGGGAATTTATTTTATTAAAGTTTTTACGGATGCTGGTAACTTGTATAAAAAGATTATTAAAGAGTAGTTTTTAGAAATTAGTGGTTTTTTAGTTAAATTAGTGTCTAACCTTTTTAATGGCTTTCACCCGTTTATAAATTAGTTTTTCTATTTTTACCGATATAAATAATTCATCTTTTGATTTCTATAACTACATCAGAAAATAAAAAAGTCTATTTTGCATCCGATCAACATTTTGGTGCACCCACTCCAGAAGCTAGTTTTCCTCGCGAAAAAAAGTTTATAACTTGGTTAGATGAAGTAAAAAAAGACGCCGAAGTCA is a genomic window containing:
- a CDS encoding M1 family aminopeptidase is translated as MIRFLVVCLLIFTHISNATAQEIIKIAEAEAKSAATKIHFKANPNTSNYDITYHKLEFSVDPAVAAITGKVTTTFTALDDLTTVTFDLDNNMTVTSVTQNGNTLSFFQNTNDELVITLQNTLNQGNSTSVIIDYNGNPTSNGFGSFEVNTHGTANTPVLWTLSEPYGALGWWPCKQDLNDKIDTIDVYITAPEQYVSVSNGLEQGTTTTLGFKTTHFKHQYPIPAYLIAIAVTNYETYSHQVSHNENNFPIVNYVYPESLSSSQNSTLVTVDIMKHFIDLFGDYPYKNEKYGHAQFGWGGGMEHTTVSFMGSFGRNLIAHELAHQWFGDKVTCGSWKDIWLNEGFATYLSGLTIEHLDGDASFKSWRNSTINSVTSSTNGAVYLSDSDTTSVSRIFNSRLSYNKGAMVLHMLRKKLGDTHFFAALKNYISDPNLAYNYAKTPDLITHLETESGLDLNEFFNDWIYNQGYPTYNVEWHQPTTNTFSIQLNQTQSHYSVTFFEANVPVRLNGTNGEVLDLVLDNTTNGQTFVETVNFTVSSVEFDPDAHLISKNNNVTLGIENNLFVSENISLFPNPVNDVLTIETSKNIRFKNVILYNTLGKEIFTSSNKQVNLSKLSEGIYFIKVFTDAGNLYKKIIKE